One genomic segment of Clostridia bacterium includes these proteins:
- the pckA gene encoding phosphoenolpyruvate carboxykinase (ATP) — protein sequence MAKIDLSKYGITGTTEIVYNPSYELLFEEETRPDLTGYDVGRVSELGAVNVMTGVYTGRSPKDKFIVMDDNSRDTVWWTSEGYKNDNHPASEETWAAVKKIAINELSNKRLFVVDAFCGANKDTRMAVRFIMEVAWQAHFIKNMFIQPTAEELADFEPNFVVYNASKAKVDNYKELGLNSETAVVFNITSREQVIINTWYGGEMKKGMFSMMNYYLPLKGIAAMHCSANTDMDGKNTAIFFGLSGTGKTTLSTDPKRLLIGDDEHGWDDNGVFNFEGGCYAKVINLDKESEPDIYNAIKRNALLENVTLDANGKIDFADKSVTENTRVSYPITHIEKIVRPVSSAPAANNVIFLSADAFGVLPPVSILTPEQTQYYFLSGFTAKLAGTERGITEPTPTFSACFGQAFLELHPTKYAAELVKRMQQSGAKAYLVNTGWNGTGKRISIKDTRGIIDAILDGAIKTAPTKTIPYFNFEVPTALPGVDPAILDPRDTYQDPSVWDAKAQDLAGRFIKNFDKYTTNEAGKALVAAGPQLK from the coding sequence ATGGCAAAAATCGATTTAAGCAAATACGGCATTACCGGCACTACCGAAATCGTGTACAATCCTTCCTACGAACTTTTGTTCGAGGAAGAGACGCGCCCCGACCTTACGGGCTACGACGTGGGCAGAGTGAGCGAGTTGGGCGCCGTCAACGTCATGACGGGCGTCTATACCGGCCGTTCCCCCAAGGACAAGTTCATCGTCATGGACGACAATTCCCGCGACACCGTGTGGTGGACGAGCGAGGGGTACAAAAACGACAACCATCCCGCGTCCGAGGAGACTTGGGCGGCGGTGAAGAAGATCGCCATCAACGAGTTGTCCAACAAGCGTCTGTTCGTCGTGGACGCGTTCTGCGGCGCCAACAAGGACACCCGTATGGCCGTGCGCTTCATCATGGAAGTGGCGTGGCAAGCCCACTTCATCAAAAATATGTTCATTCAACCCACTGCGGAGGAGTTGGCCGATTTCGAGCCCAACTTCGTGGTGTACAACGCCAGCAAGGCCAAGGTGGACAACTACAAGGAGCTCGGCCTCAACAGCGAGACCGCGGTCGTGTTCAACATCACCTCGCGCGAGCAAGTCATCATCAACACTTGGTACGGCGGCGAAATGAAGAAGGGTATGTTCTCTATGATGAACTACTACCTGCCTTTGAAGGGCATCGCGGCCATGCACTGCTCGGCCAATACGGATATGGACGGCAAGAATACCGCCATCTTCTTCGGTCTGTCCGGCACGGGCAAGACCACCTTGTCCACCGATCCCAAGCGTTTGCTTATCGGTGACGACGAACACGGCTGGGACGACAACGGCGTCTTCAACTTCGAGGGCGGCTGCTACGCCAAGGTCATCAACTTGGACAAAGAGAGCGAGCCTGATATCTACAACGCCATCAAGCGCAACGCCTTGTTGGAGAACGTCACGTTGGACGCCAACGGCAAGATCGATTTCGCCGACAAGTCCGTCACCGAGAATACCCGCGTGTCCTATCCCATCACCCATATCGAGAAGATCGTGCGCCCCGTGTCTTCGGCGCCCGCGGCCAACAACGTCATCTTCCTGTCGGCCGACGCGTTCGGCGTGTTGCCTCCCGTGTCCATTTTGACGCCCGAGCAAACGCAATACTACTTCCTGTCCGGCTTCACCGCCAAATTGGCGGGCACCGAGCGCGGCATCACCGAGCCTACGCCCACCTTCTCGGCGTGCTTCGGCCAAGCCTTCCTCGAGTTGCATCCCACCAAGTACGCGGCGGAATTGGTCAAGCGTATGCAACAGTCGGGTGCTAAGGCCTACCTCGTCAACACGGGTTGGAACGGCACGGGCAAGCGTATTTCCATCAAGGATACCCGCGGCATCATCGACGCCATTTTGGACGGCGCCATCAAGACCGCGCCCACCAAGACCATTCCGTATTTCAACTTCGAGGTGCCCACGGCGTTGCCCGGCGTAGATCCCGCCATTCTCGATCCCCGCGACACCTACCAAGATCCCTCCGTGTGGGATGCCAAGGCCCAAGACCTCGCGGGTCGTTTCATCAAGAACTTCGACAAGTACACGACCAACGAAGCGGGCAAGGCTTTGGTGGCCGCCGGCCCTCAACTCAAATAA